In Oreochromis aureus strain Israel breed Guangdong linkage group 22, ZZ_aureus, whole genome shotgun sequence, the genomic window AATGCAATGGACATTGTGAAACTCTGCTGTGACTTCCTCGGGGAGCAACTGTGCCCAGAGAACTGTGTTGGCATTTGGCAGTTCACAAAAGTATGCTTATTACCCGAACTACGCGCCAAGGCCTACCACTACATCATCAATAACTTTGAGCAGGTTGTTCTTGAGGAGGAGTTCCTGCAGCTAACTGTGGAGGAAGTTGCTGATATCCTTGATAGAGAGGACCTCAATGTGCAGTTGGAGACCACCGTGTATGAAGCGCTTATAAAGTGGATTAGCCATGTACCTGCAGAACGGGAACAACACCTCACCGCTCTGTTGTCCAAGGTGTATAAACTTTCATTACTACATTTAGTTTGGACTGAAATCTTCAGCATTTAAGTGATAGATTGAGTCGATCCATCTGGGTATAAGGATGCTTTAATATCTTGAGATGTTGCTCTTTTCAGCTGTAGCCAAACCACATTTAAGAAATTCTCTTCAAGAGCATTAAAACTGTATCAGATCGCTACACACATATTAtagaataaattatttttattaagtaTAGTTGCTAGGGCTATGACTAAAAACTGTCCCTAACAAGTACAACCATTCTCCCCTGTTTGTGTTCCccagctttattttattttatttatttttgtataaagTTATACTTAAGACTTTAGATTTAAAATTGATCTTCATTACAACTGTACAAAAGACTTTTGTCCCTGCTGACAAAAAGGCTAATGGTGTCTGACTTTGGTCGCCTCTTGCTAGCAGTAAGAAAATTAAACAACATGAGGAGCATTATCCTAAAGAAGCTTGAGTTTACTAAAACTGATGTAGTTgatattcagtgttttttctattttctaagTCATATTCTGTCTGTCATCTCTCTGTAGGTCCGACTGGGACTGATGACTTTAGACTACCTAACGGACAATGTGCTGTCCAGTGAGCTGGTGGGGACCAATTCTGAGTGCCAGTCCATGATAACTAATGCCATCTTAGACATACATGATCTAGGAAACAGACCCTTCATGTCTGGCTTCTGTCACCCTCTTGCTCGTCCCCGCCTGCCTCATTCCATCCTGCTGGCCATTGGGGGGTGGAGTGGTGGTGATCCAACTAACGGCATAGAGGCCTACGATTACCGGGCTAACCGCTGGGTCAACGTAACGAACAACCTCGAGTGTCGTCGTGCTTATCATGGAGTCGCCTTCCTCAACGGGTACGTCTACTCCGTTGGTGGCTTCGACAGGGTGGAGCATTTCAACAGCGTCCGTAGGTTTGACCTGACCACTCGCACCTGGAATGAGGTGGCACCCATGCACTCACGCCGCTGCTATGTGAGCGTGACTGTGTTGAACGGGTTCATCTATGCCCTGGGAGGCTACGACGGGCATGTACGACTCAGCAGTGCAGAGCGCTATCAACCTGAAATCAACCAGTGGAGTCTTATTGCACCGATGCACGAACAGAGGAGCGACGCCAGCTGCACAACACTTTACAGCCGGGTGGGTGAAGTAAAAGAGtagcagagaaagagagcacacaggcctagagacctgTCAGCAAACCTTTGGTAACAACCAGTTGCTAGGGGAAAATGTGTACTCCTCAGCTGGTTAGGCAGTGGTTGTATGAAAGACTACAGATTTCTACAGCAAATAGtttgtgagtgtttgcagacaagtcagagTACTCCATGCAAACCTCTGGTGTGCTCAACAGTCTGCTAACAACCAAAGCAAACACAAGGAGGCTTGTGGTGCAACACCTTCTTGGTTACAATTTCAGACTAGCGACAGCCATCagcctccagcaaccacttgccaaccagtcagggaatacacattttttacaGTGAAGCGAGGTGCAAGATAGGTCACAAACTGGTTTCTATGTTCatgttttcaaatttaaaagtatattttaaaaagttgaaaAATATACTAATATATATCTATTTTGTTTCTAACTGATCACAAGTGCATCTTTGCATTTATGTACAGTACTTTAGTAGAATTGACCTGTCAACTCAAATATaacagatatttaaaaaattgtaaaacacatcattttattttattaagatcccaaattacagttatttatttgcattcctgaaaagaaaaattagCCTTATTGATTGAATGTTATGTTTGATTCATTTCTGACTTTCTGACTCAAAGATGTCCCACGTACTCAGGTCAAATTTGGGTAATTAAAAGTGTGTTTATGACAGGTAATTGTAAAATGCACACATTTGTTAATTGCTGTATTTTTCAGTTGGACACTTAGTTACTGAGTATCGGTCTAACTTCACAAATGATGTGGAAACATTTCACTTACATGTAACATTGTTTCCAACTGAAACCtaagaaaagtaaaaatacttcatgtccctttttttgtcttcagaTTTACATTTGTGGTGGATTCAATGGCAACGAGTGTCTGCAGACAGCAGAATATTACAACCCAGAGACCAACCAGTGGACGATGATCAGTCCCATGAACAGCCGCCCAGAGCGGATAGGTGTCATTGCATATGCGGATCATGTCTTTGCAGTAAGACCACAAAGTAGTGCTGACACTCACGTAACATACAAATCAAATCTGTAATGTGCTTTGATCAGCAAGGCTTAACACAGATTTGGCTGACACAGAATTTTGCTaactttgttttgtatttatcaACACAGATTCCTATCCTGACCACAGGTTCAGAGAAGGCATTCTTACTCATTCTATGTATTAATTTAACTGATTAGTGATGTTTCTGCCTCattagtttttttcatttcatgtgcCCCATTCCCAAAATGTTGTGTCTTTGATGATTTCACTCatgatttcacatttcactcAGTACAACAGAAATACTTATTCAAAACCGAACATTGTCATCCTCATTGTTCCACTAGGGGACATATGTTAGAGACAATTTCAAACTTATCCTGCAACACCTTTAGAAAAATGAGGGAATAAGCCAAGTGATTAGCACTCATCCTCTGGGGACAGGAGGCATTTTAGCTGTAAATTTATCTTGCTATTTGCCTTAAAACCACTTATTTAGTTGATTTACAGCTGCACCCTTTGGTAAAAAGCAAAGATTGTAGTCTCACCTTCTGAGACACACTTCTTTATTTAGCTAGCTACCGTTTAGTATTTATTTTCTATTCAGACTAAGTCTAGCAGGTGCATGTTCTTACAGGGGTGCTGTGAAGCTGGTTACACTTACATTCAATCATTTGACCCATGCATTAATTTTTAGGTTGGTGGCTTCGATGGAAACAACCGTCTGCGCACCGCTGAGGCTTACAGCCCACATTCCAATACGTGGAACCTCGTGTCCTCTATGCTGACCCCCCGCAGCAACTTTGGCATTGAGGTAATCGACGATCGCCTTTTTGCCGTCGGGGGTTTCAACGGCTTCACCACCACTTTCAACGTCGAGTACTACGACGCTTTAACCAACGAGTGGTATGAGGCGTGCGACATGGAGATTTTCCGCAGCGCCTTGAGCTGCTGTGTGGTGTCCGGACTTTCCAACCTGACTGAGTACACCTTACCTCGTGACATCCTGCCACTTGCAAATGTGCCAGAAGAAGAAATGGAGTCAGCGGAGTCCATGTAACATCTTTATAGTGCAGTACTGCCATGTGTCAACATCTGAGACTCCAACATGAAGGACTGAAATAAATCTTTAGAGCATTAAACAGCTGGTGAACTGGACATTTTTTTGTAGATATTTCAAAACTTTCAGTATGTGTGTGAGGAGACCCTGTATTGTAGATATTGGGTTTCATCAAGATTACGCCTTTGCAACaataagaaatttaaaagatttCTTCATTCCCTGTAATGTATGGCTGCTGAGTAGCCAtaacagacatgcacacaggGTGATCAGATCACAATGAGCCGCATGTGGGACTTTTCCAACTCTTGCTAGGTAAACACAATAAGAATAAAGGGAAGCTTTCACTCTCCCTTGTTATTTCAGC contains:
- the LOC120435508 gene encoding kelch-like protein 10, producing the protein MSEDSQPPYKSSSVYNELRLEGQFCDAIIKVEDVEFPVHKIILCNCTPYFRALFIRWSDPDKQVFNIPGLSPEMMALIIDFAYTGSVSITEENAVELLMAADQLNAMDIVKLCCDFLGEQLCPENCVGIWQFTKVCLLPELRAKAYHYIINNFEQVVLEEEFLQLTVEEVADILDREDLNVQLETTVYEALIKWISHVPAEREQHLTALLSKVRLGLMTLDYLTDNVLSSELVGTNSECQSMITNAILDIHDLGNRPFMSGFCHPLARPRLPHSILLAIGGWSGGDPTNGIEAYDYRANRWVNVTNNLECRRAYHGVAFLNGYVYSVGGFDRVEHFNSVRRFDLTTRTWNEVAPMHSRRCYVSVTVLNGFIYALGGYDGHVRLSSAERYQPEINQWSLIAPMHEQRSDASCTTLYSRIYICGGFNGNECLQTAEYYNPETNQWTMISPMNSRPERIGVIAYADHVFAVGGFDGNNRLRTAEAYSPHSNTWNLVSSMLTPRSNFGIEVIDDRLFAVGGFNGFTTTFNVEYYDALTNEWYEACDMEIFRSALSCCVVSGLSNLTEYTLPRDILPLANVPEEEMESAESM